One window of Candidatus Mycobacterium wuenschmannii genomic DNA carries:
- a CDS encoding DUF1508 domain-containing protein, producing MLTFKADYDRGGHPSWWLTSSNGEEVGWAGQSFASLSSAKRAAESFKAGAATARYEVYKDTGGHYRWRAWRSSDKVASSGESFYSEFNAKRAAENVRVNARTAVGP from the coding sequence GTGTTGACCTTTAAGGCCGACTACGACCGAGGGGGCCACCCAAGTTGGTGGCTCACAAGCAGCAACGGCGAAGAGGTTGGGTGGGCAGGGCAATCCTTCGCCTCGCTCAGCAGTGCCAAGCGTGCGGCGGAGTCATTCAAAGCGGGCGCCGCAACCGCTAGGTACGAGGTGTACAAGGACACCGGCGGCCACTACCGCTGGCGTGCGTGGAGGTCGAGCGACAAGGTCGCCTCTTCGGGCGAGTCGTTCTACAGCGAGTTCAACGCCAAGCGCGCAGCTGAGAACGTCCGAGTCAACGCCAGGACGGCTGTAGGGCCGTAA